A region of uncultured Desulfobacter sp. DNA encodes the following proteins:
- a CDS encoding outer membrane lipoprotein carrier protein LolA: MKFRFNRFLYCLAVIVFSAILSFPGFCAEAGNAEGTSSVIPEGELRTILTRIEENMNQITSLKTKIIQEKKISLFSEPVFSNGILLFKSPDKIRLEYFDPFRSVLLVSKDKIYKYEMVNGKWENLGSGDEKMMRVILDHIASWIKGRFNEKKLYSVSGRYRMVENRTAYCILLEPKAEGFKSFISGFELGINENMTRLDHIIIKEPNGDYTKLMFHDDQINTGIQDLYFTGNSQNFSAVPQW, translated from the coding sequence GTGAAGTTCCGTTTTAACCGTTTTTTATACTGCCTGGCTGTTATTGTTTTTTCAGCGATACTCTCTTTTCCCGGCTTTTGTGCTGAAGCGGGCAATGCCGAAGGCACATCTTCCGTCATACCCGAAGGCGAACTGCGCACAATTCTTACCCGTATAGAAGAGAATATGAATCAGATCACTTCCCTTAAAACCAAAATTATTCAGGAGAAAAAAATTTCATTGTTTTCAGAACCTGTTTTTTCAAATGGGATTCTTCTGTTTAAAAGTCCGGACAAGATCCGTCTTGAATATTTTGATCCTTTCAGGTCTGTCCTTCTGGTCAGCAAGGACAAAATTTATAAATATGAGATGGTGAACGGTAAATGGGAAAATTTAGGTTCCGGGGATGAAAAAATGATGCGGGTCATCCTGGATCACATTGCCTCCTGGATTAAGGGTCGGTTCAATGAAAAAAAATTGTATTCTGTTTCAGGCCGATACAGAATGGTTGAAAACCGGACAGCCTACTGCATTCTGCTTGAACCAAAGGCTGAAGGATTCAAATCTTTTATCAGCGGCTTTGAACTGGGAATTAATGAAAACATGACCCGGCTTGATCATATTATCATCAAAGAGCCAAACGGTGATTATACCAAGCTGATGTTCCATGACGACCAGATCAACACCGGTATCCAGGATTTGTATTTTACCGGGAACAGCCAGAATTTTTCCGCTGTTCCCCAGTGGTAA
- a CDS encoding acyloxyacyl hydrolase yields MPLTILVLFFCFSAAQLRAEEYAPTLNGMSLNLGYTYDPSYKTSFAQVSVLRLYDYDRVWKHKAPENLRFKVESSLGGARWNETDIRIIASVNIFAMLYLTDSLANGIRPYVEAGIGGIYTDYRVYGQDYRFNFNPQAGIGLEFSTDNNATWFSALRIHHLSNAGLGDTNRGQNSVILLIGQYF; encoded by the coding sequence TTGCCATTGACCATTTTGGTGCTCTTTTTTTGCTTTAGTGCAGCACAGCTTCGGGCAGAAGAATATGCACCGACATTAAACGGCATGTCCTTAAACTTGGGTTATACCTACGACCCTTCTTATAAAACATCTTTTGCCCAGGTATCTGTTCTCAGGCTGTATGACTACGACAGGGTATGGAAACATAAAGCCCCTGAAAATCTGCGGTTCAAAGTGGAGAGCAGCCTTGGCGGCGCACGCTGGAATGAAACGGATATTCGAATCATTGCTTCAGTAAATATTTTTGCAATGCTATATTTAACCGACTCTCTGGCCAACGGAATCAGGCCCTACGTTGAGGCCGGTATTGGAGGCATATATACGGATTACAGAGTTTACGGACAGGATTACCGGTTCAATTTCAATCCCCAGGCAGGGATCGGCCTTGAATTTTCCACAGACAACAACGCCACCTGGTTTTCTGCCTTGCGGATTCATCACCTGTCCAATGCAGGTTTAGGCGACACCAACCGGGGTCAGAACTCAGTGATATTACTTATCGGACAATATTTTTAA
- a CDS encoding RimK family alpha-L-glutamate ligase has translation MKIGIMTVNDDTFHPNARLIAEAGKLGHQVMLIDPYGVSCCVDSHDSKIFFKPDTMLAPGFNHKDSLPDLILPRQGSPMGEYGFVLLRHFAMLGVPLVNGLEGITIAKHQYITLQQLCRAGLRVPQAFFVTRPDNFYAAVNALGGFPVVAKQVDGMGGDGVERLGGKDAAMAYLKTHFIPGKGVVVEPFIHHECALRLLVVNNKVAGAMALTPDPGQFKANIHQNARSAGFQPDEKIADMAIRSAQACCLDIAGVDILMAKDCGPVVIEVNYSPGFRGLEAATGKNIAKIMLECAISLSGFRP, from the coding sequence TTGAAAATCGGTATCATGACGGTTAATGACGATACCTTTCATCCCAATGCACGGCTCATTGCGGAAGCAGGGAAGCTCGGTCACCAGGTGATGCTCATTGATCCTTACGGCGTTTCCTGTTGTGTGGACAGCCATGATTCCAAAATATTTTTTAAGCCTGATACGATGCTGGCCCCCGGCTTTAACCATAAAGACAGTCTGCCGGACCTGATTCTGCCCCGGCAGGGATCACCCATGGGGGAGTATGGGTTTGTGCTTCTTCGCCATTTTGCCATGCTTGGTGTTCCCCTTGTCAACGGCCTTGAAGGCATCACCATTGCAAAACACCAGTATATTACGCTTCAGCAGCTTTGCCGGGCAGGTCTTCGGGTGCCCCAGGCGTTTTTTGTCACAAGGCCTGATAATTTTTATGCAGCGGTGAATGCATTGGGCGGATTTCCGGTGGTGGCCAAACAGGTGGACGGCATGGGCGGTGACGGGGTGGAAAGGCTTGGGGGCAAAGATGCGGCCATGGCTTATCTCAAAACCCATTTTATTCCGGGCAAAGGCGTGGTGGTTGAACCGTTTATCCACCATGAATGTGCCCTTCGTCTGTTGGTGGTCAACAACAAAGTGGCCGGGGCCATGGCTCTGACACCGGACCCGGGCCAGTTCAAGGCCAATATACACCAGAACGCAAGGTCAGCTGGGTTCCAACCGGATGAAAAAATAGCGGATATGGCCATACGCTCGGCACAGGCCTGCTGTCTTGACATTGCCGGTGTGGATATTCTGATGGCAAAGGATTGTGGTCCCGTGGTCATTGAGGTCAATTATTCTCCCGGATTCAGAGGCCTTGAGGCGGCCACCGGAAAAAATATCGCAAAAATTATGCTGGAATGCGCCATATCCCTATCCGGCTTCCGGCCGTAA
- a CDS encoding GNAT family N-acetyltransferase, whose protein sequence is MKDFSILIIRRWDAHKKFPDSASRGPLIQMLFIILEHDRAGSIMNRLVPLPERGPDVEKMTGDIGTIISEILKTGPPSCLFLNWGNCVASILQNVVEKQVKTQFADVPMISATTFDKAENEALEQHLDKISAYSHLKAVPGIPLIELIRDPGFYSLLVDGMQKIGFDGKNAQNRLGRIRVDEKLTRLWELGENLEYHYEKPGDIPADLMNDIVEMVGAGGSVDTTHVRTNLEAAYLIGYAMENGVIVGDSSLKHPRQTFIDRLKNMTGLDFTGCVERGYTSVRPEYRSLGIGTRLLEGLTERAVDVGIYSVIDEKNIPAQKIAINNNTCKIAQYFSEQASKHLGVWMPQTRAEAFLDRHKGRERP, encoded by the coding sequence ATGAAAGATTTTTCCATTTTGATTATCAGGCGTTGGGATGCACATAAAAAGTTTCCGGATTCCGCTTCCCGGGGACCACTTATCCAGATGCTGTTTATCATCCTTGAACATGACAGGGCTGGTTCGATCATGAACAGGCTTGTTCCTTTGCCTGAACGAGGACCGGATGTCGAAAAAATGACCGGGGATATTGGGACGATAATTTCGGAGATTTTGAAAACGGGTCCGCCTTCCTGTCTGTTTTTAAATTGGGGGAATTGTGTTGCATCGATTCTGCAAAACGTAGTTGAAAAACAAGTGAAAACTCAATTTGCTGATGTTCCCATGATATCTGCAACGACCTTTGACAAGGCTGAAAATGAAGCATTAGAACAGCACCTTGATAAAATTTCTGCCTACAGCCATCTTAAAGCTGTTCCCGGTATCCCTTTGATTGAGCTGATTCGGGATCCGGGCTTTTATTCTTTGCTGGTGGATGGGATGCAAAAGATAGGATTTGATGGTAAAAATGCACAAAACCGGCTTGGGCGTATCCGGGTGGATGAAAAACTTACCCGATTGTGGGAACTGGGTGAAAACCTTGAGTACCATTATGAAAAGCCCGGGGATATTCCCGCAGATCTGATGAATGATATCGTTGAGATGGTGGGGGCAGGGGGCTCTGTGGATACCACCCATGTGCGCACCAATCTTGAGGCGGCCTACCTTATCGGCTATGCCATGGAAAACGGGGTGATTGTGGGCGACTCCAGTCTCAAACATCCCAGGCAGACGTTTATTGACCGGCTTAAAAATATGACAGGGCTGGATTTTACCGGTTGTGTGGAACGCGGCTATACCTCGGTGCGGCCTGAATACCGAAGTCTGGGCATAGGTACCCGGCTGCTGGAGGGGCTGACAGAAAGAGCTGTAGATGTCGGAATCTATTCCGTTATTGATGAAAAAAACATCCCGGCCCAGAAAATTGCCATTAACAACAATACATGCAAAATTGCCCAATATTTTAGTGAACAGGCAAGCAAACACCTGGGAGTCTGGATGCCTCAGACTAGGGCAGAGGCTTTTTTAGACAGGCATAAAGGACGTGAACGCCCTTGA
- a CDS encoding DUF3261 domain-containing protein: MHTVSETDHCMNSGYGVDQLTRNVRELYPAGFRALHQVVLQIHGKSMSMNGFLKIDRPKGRVDLVAQTPMGGTLFEVHICRGQQDIILTKGFLKEKWLGESVVQDLKRLYLVPDFNSCHICEQEKQILLCESDGQRVVRYCFIKNQQSSLTLTEIMFFNKNRLIYKIEYQYESGNQLPGAIRIENKKTGYILTVNQHIIPDKNPSDRR; this comes from the coding sequence TTGCATACCGTTTCCGAAACAGACCACTGTATGAACTCCGGGTATGGCGTTGACCAGTTGACCAGGAATGTGCGCGAATTGTATCCTGCCGGTTTTCGCGCTTTGCATCAGGTTGTTCTTCAGATCCATGGCAAGAGCATGTCAATGAACGGTTTCCTAAAAATTGACCGCCCCAAGGGCCGGGTGGATCTGGTGGCCCAGACCCCCATGGGCGGTACCCTGTTTGAGGTCCATATCTGCCGGGGGCAACAGGATATTATACTGACCAAAGGGTTCTTAAAAGAAAAATGGCTTGGGGAGTCAGTTGTTCAGGATCTTAAGCGTCTTTACCTGGTGCCTGATTTTAATTCCTGCCATATCTGTGAACAAGAAAAACAGATTCTTCTTTGTGAGTCTGACGGCCAAAGGGTTGTCCGGTATTGTTTCATAAAAAACCAGCAATCTTCTTTAACGCTTACAGAAATCATGTTCTTCAACAAGAATCGATTGATCTATAAAATTGAATATCAGTATGAATCCGGCAACCAGCTGCCGGGGGCTATCAGAATCGAAAATAAAAAGACAGGCTATATTTTGACTGTTAACCAGCACATTATTCCGGATAAAAATCCATCAGACAGGCGTTAA
- a CDS encoding acyl carrier protein produces the protein MDKIIETINAVLEEEFEIDPALLKPEAMLYEDIGLDSLDAVDLIVMVDKELGVRIEEDEARKLRTLQDVYNTIEKLLRVRKVNP, from the coding sequence ATGGACAAAATAATTGAAACCATTAACGCGGTACTGGAAGAAGAATTTGAAATTGATCCGGCCCTGCTCAAACCAGAGGCCATGCTTTATGAGGATATCGGCCTGGATAGTCTGGATGCGGTGGATCTTATTGTCATGGTTGATAAGGAACTGGGCGTGCGTATTGAAGAGGACGAGGCCAGAAAACTCCGCACCCTGCAGGATGTATATAACACCATAGAAAAACTGTTACGGGTAAGAAAAGTTAATCCGTAA
- a CDS encoding beta-ketoacyl synthase N-terminal-like domain-containing protein — MEVLKADTTKVSSYVAKSKLRRVDHYSRMALLAAGRALENVSPAMVSRQHTGLIIATGFGALNSTFSFLDSYLDQGDKLAAPTWFSGSVHNAAAAYISICYGLTGPCLTVSQFDLSFASALLSAQAWLNTGRVDAVLIGAVDEWCDVSGYCIQKLNTHTGKMKGSFGEGASFFLITRETDTVPAIGFLDNIYLGRDLIVNSPDMDDIIFSPCAAHERCNPCSLENNISPDTRLRKRVRAGSPTDMGMDVWFALSGGGYTGEKTCCIKQGANQMFGSVTAIKAH, encoded by the coding sequence GTGGAGGTTCTGAAAGCCGATACCACCAAGGTGTCCTCGTATGTTGCAAAATCAAAACTGCGCAGGGTTGACCACTATTCCCGGATGGCCCTTCTGGCTGCCGGACGTGCCCTGGAAAACGTTTCGCCGGCAATGGTGTCCAGGCAGCATACAGGGTTGATCATTGCCACGGGATTCGGGGCTCTGAACTCAACTTTCTCGTTTCTGGATTCCTATCTGGATCAGGGCGATAAGCTTGCCGCCCCGACCTGGTTCTCCGGTTCCGTCCATAATGCTGCGGCTGCATACATTTCCATCTGTTATGGCCTCACCGGTCCTTGCCTTACCGTAAGCCAGTTTGACCTGTCTTTTGCCAGTGCACTGCTTTCTGCACAGGCATGGCTGAACACGGGAAGAGTGGACGCAGTGTTAATCGGTGCCGTGGATGAGTGGTGTGACGTATCCGGCTATTGCATACAAAAACTCAATACCCATACCGGGAAGATGAAAGGCTCTTTTGGTGAGGGGGCATCTTTTTTCCTGATCACCCGTGAGACGGACACAGTACCGGCAATCGGCTTTCTTGATAATATCTATCTGGGGCGGGATTTAATCGTAAACTCTCCGGACATGGATGACATAATCTTTTCTCCCTGCGCTGCCCATGAAAGATGTAACCCTTGCAGCCTGGAGAACAATATTTCCCCCGATACCAGGTTGCGCAAACGCGTTCGTGCAGGCAGCCCCACGGATATGGGCATGGATGTCTGGTTTGCACTTTCAGGCGGTGGGTACACAGGAGAAAAAACATGCTGCATAAAACAGGGCGCCAACCAGATGTTTGGAAGCGTTACCGCCATAAAAGCCCATTGA
- the rplU gene encoding 50S ribosomal protein L21 produces MYAVIRTGGKQYKVHEDQVLKIEKLEGSEGTEVEFNDVLLYSDGETITLGAPQIENASVKAFIVEQGRSKKQLVFKYKRRKGYRKMRGHRQHYTEIRINSISA; encoded by the coding sequence ATGTATGCAGTAATCAGAACCGGGGGCAAACAATACAAGGTTCATGAAGATCAGGTTTTGAAAATTGAAAAACTTGAAGGCAGTGAAGGAACGGAAGTTGAGTTTAATGACGTCCTTTTATACTCCGATGGTGAGACCATAACCTTAGGCGCACCCCAGATAGAAAATGCCAGTGTCAAAGCATTTATTGTGGAACAGGGCCGGAGCAAAAAACAGCTTGTATTCAAATACAAACGGCGCAAAGGCTATCGGAAAATGAGAGGCCACAGACAGCATTACACTGAAATCAGAATCAATTCCATTTCAGCTTAA
- a CDS encoding Npt1/Npt2 family nucleotide transporter: MIKRLLTWLNIYEEEIGLVFWTMALLFIIRSAGIILNNYAETAFLKRYGVEHMPVVNMVNAIATIFITGLLTGILNRRSNAGVLAYVFMICGALITGIRLLIPSGIELLYPLLFMLKSQFELIQAMLYWNICNDLFNTRQSKRLFPLLTAGGVVGLISGSVLTPFFAKQFNLDNLLYLYLATCLAGTATVMAMGRNYPRMIYQKPVQKTGKNKTTLFEEIKAVTPLIKKSTLVKVVLVLTFMPNVVIPIMNYQFNFAIDNQFASEAAVLKFFGYFRGSLYTVSLFILLFVGRIYGRWGLPVALMFHPFNYVIAFMAFLFRFDIVSAIYSRMSTNILRTTINMPTNGVLIGLFPERYRNLIRPFLRGTVVRVALFTGSTLILISSSLFHPRYLSLVALPFVLAWMVAPIILRIKYSTILKDLISNNLLDIKRFSQKELSQIFRQDKVVSDVESAFLSARGTDAVWYAHLLKNLSPGTLDERILESLPHQDEPTQVALIKMLSHDFRTSAAPRLIKHLAPQRQQAAVAIFKLAWQQQMQPPKDFDFSAYVNSNNPVIRGFATAFKFSGDPEGCHLHIKKWLDSGNTDQRRSGIVCAGLSRNIIYADRLLAILLEKPADIQTLVPDIIIAMSRLNVPRLNEVALNYLSHEDENIRLAALDALNINNDLTLKKAILMLGDVQEQISTLAREKINKAEYKNEKLLVQSLGLPGSKIRNGLFDLLEHLEVSKLDYMIFGRSQIAKCYACLAMAQNFSQLAPTPANNLAQTHLLEKKERILENTMRVLAIHDKTGQMKTAWQGFFSSDTRQRANAVELLNAMLDRKSFNAVLPLFESPSTQAALEQGKKIIQIPALDPGGRTGVTTLLTSPDWVDVVIGLNMIRQSPGIVDIRTLEAEIRQNSAPVIEKELDMLLNARPEQNSVTDSNKDISLGEKILLLKEIDIFSGLSAEELAAIAAQTSEQNYGEKETVIRQGETGETVFLIIEGKVEVIKELENGRQIFLDHIDAGQAFGEMALIDDAPRSATIRTVFPCRFLILHKQEFKETALEFPRISLQICSVLSRRIRDLHKKLNKI; encoded by the coding sequence ATGATTAAAAGACTTCTTACCTGGCTCAACATTTATGAAGAAGAGATTGGTCTGGTATTCTGGACAATGGCCCTTCTGTTCATTATCCGAAGCGCCGGGATTATCCTGAACAACTATGCAGAGACAGCGTTCCTGAAACGATATGGGGTTGAACATATGCCCGTGGTCAATATGGTCAACGCCATTGCCACCATTTTCATCACAGGCCTTTTGACCGGCATACTGAACAGGAGGTCCAACGCGGGGGTTCTGGCTTATGTTTTCATGATCTGTGGTGCACTGATTACAGGTATCAGGCTTTTGATCCCCTCAGGCATTGAACTGCTTTATCCTCTGCTGTTCATGCTCAAAAGCCAGTTTGAACTGATCCAGGCCATGCTCTACTGGAATATTTGCAATGACCTGTTCAACACCCGGCAGTCAAAACGGCTGTTCCCTTTGCTCACCGCAGGCGGTGTCGTCGGCCTGATTTCAGGGTCAGTGCTCACGCCATTTTTTGCAAAACAGTTTAACCTGGACAACCTGCTGTACCTTTACCTTGCCACCTGTCTTGCCGGCACAGCCACTGTGATGGCCATGGGACGCAACTACCCCCGTATGATATATCAGAAACCGGTTCAAAAGACCGGTAAAAACAAAACAACACTGTTTGAGGAGATCAAAGCCGTCACGCCCCTGATCAAAAAGTCAACCCTGGTCAAAGTGGTTCTGGTTCTCACCTTTATGCCCAATGTGGTGATTCCCATCATGAATTACCAGTTTAATTTTGCCATTGACAACCAGTTTGCCTCGGAAGCCGCTGTCCTAAAATTTTTCGGATATTTCAGGGGCAGCCTTTATACGGTCAGTTTGTTTATTCTGTTGTTTGTGGGACGGATCTATGGGCGCTGGGGCCTGCCCGTAGCCCTGATGTTCCATCCCTTTAACTACGTCATCGCCTTTATGGCCTTCCTGTTTCGGTTTGACATTGTCTCTGCCATATATTCAAGAATGTCCACCAATATTCTTCGAACCACAATCAATATGCCGACCAACGGCGTTCTCATCGGACTGTTTCCCGAAAGATACAGGAACCTGATCCGCCCCTTTCTGCGTGGAACCGTGGTTCGGGTGGCCTTGTTTACAGGCTCCACCCTGATATTAATTTCAAGTTCTTTGTTTCACCCCAGATATCTTTCCCTTGTGGCCCTGCCCTTTGTACTGGCCTGGATGGTGGCTCCGATTATCCTGAGAATAAAGTATTCAACCATACTCAAGGACCTGATCTCCAACAATCTTCTGGACATCAAGCGCTTCAGCCAGAAGGAGCTGTCCCAGATTTTCAGGCAGGACAAGGTGGTTTCGGATGTTGAATCGGCTTTTTTGTCTGCCCGGGGCACAGATGCGGTCTGGTATGCACACCTGCTGAAAAACCTGTCCCCTGGCACCCTGGACGAAAGGATTTTAGAATCCCTGCCCCACCAGGACGAACCCACCCAGGTGGCATTGATCAAAATGCTGTCCCATGATTTCCGGACATCTGCAGCCCCACGCCTGATTAAACACCTTGCCCCCCAGCGCCAGCAGGCGGCGGTTGCCATATTTAAACTGGCATGGCAGCAGCAGATGCAACCTCCAAAAGATTTTGATTTTTCTGCTTATGTAAACAGCAACAACCCCGTGATACGAGGATTTGCAACAGCTTTCAAGTTTTCCGGGGACCCGGAAGGGTGCCACCTCCACATAAAAAAATGGCTGGACTCTGGGAATACGGATCAACGCAGATCAGGTATCGTCTGCGCAGGCCTGTCCCGAAACATTATTTATGCAGACAGATTGCTGGCAATTTTGTTGGAAAAACCGGCAGATATTCAGACTCTGGTTCCCGACATCATTATTGCCATGTCCAGACTGAACGTACCCCGACTCAATGAGGTTGCTCTCAATTATCTGTCCCATGAGGATGAAAACATAAGGCTTGCGGCCCTTGATGCCCTTAACATAAACAATGACCTGACATTGAAAAAAGCCATACTGATGCTCGGGGATGTCCAGGAACAGATCAGTACCCTTGCCAGAGAGAAAATAAACAAGGCTGAATATAAAAACGAAAAGCTTTTGGTGCAATCGTTAGGACTTCCCGGATCAAAAATTCGAAATGGCCTGTTTGACCTGCTCGAACATCTTGAAGTCAGCAAACTGGACTATATGATTTTTGGCAGGAGTCAGATAGCGAAATGCTATGCATGTCTTGCCATGGCACAAAATTTCAGCCAGCTGGCCCCGACACCGGCAAACAACCTGGCCCAGACGCATCTTCTGGAGAAAAAAGAGCGCATTCTCGAAAACACCATGAGGGTTCTGGCCATCCATGATAAAACCGGACAGATGAAAACCGCATGGCAGGGATTTTTCTCTTCAGACACCCGTCAGCGGGCCAATGCTGTGGAACTTCTCAATGCCATGCTGGACCGTAAAAGCTTTAATGCGGTGCTTCCCCTGTTTGAAAGCCCCTCCACCCAGGCGGCACTTGAGCAGGGAAAAAAAATCATCCAGATACCGGCCCTGGACCCTGGGGGGCGAACAGGTGTAACAACCCTGCTGACATCACCGGACTGGGTGGACGTGGTGATTGGACTGAACATGATTCGTCAAAGCCCTGGTATTGTGGATATCCGCACACTGGAGGCGGAAATAAGGCAAAACAGCGCTCCTGTCATTGAAAAGGAACTTGATATGCTCTTGAATGCCCGGCCGGAACAAAACAGTGTCACGGACAGCAATAAAGATATCAGCCTGGGAGAAAAAATTCTTCTGCTGAAAGAGATCGACATCTTTTCAGGCCTCAGTGCCGAGGAACTTGCCGCCATTGCCGCCCAAACCAGTGAACAAAACTATGGTGAAAAAGAAACCGTCATACGCCAGGGAGAAACAGGAGAAACCGTATTTCTGATCATTGAAGGAAAAGTGGAGGTGATCAAGGAGCTTGAAAACGGGCGTCAGATATTTCTTGATCATATTGACGCAGGCCAGGCATTCGGGGAGATGGCGCTGATTGATGATGCGCCGCGCTCGGCCACCATACGCACTGTTTTTCCATGCCGGTTTCTGATCCTGCATAAACAGGAATTTAAAGAAACTGCCCTGGAATTTCCCAGAATATCTTTACAGATCTGTTCCGTTTTAAGCCGACGAATCAGGGATCTGCACAAAAAACTCAACAAAATTTAA
- a CDS encoding phosphopantetheine-binding protein: MDLKYKLKKMIIDEMQIEDLTPEEIEDDAPLFGDGLGLDSLDAVELVVQLQIYFGVEIKNIEEGRPALQSITTLADYVKKHCPDPQKVNP; this comes from the coding sequence ATGGATCTAAAGTATAAACTGAAAAAAATGATTATCGATGAAATGCAGATCGAAGACCTCACCCCGGAAGAAATCGAAGATGACGCCCCTTTGTTCGGAGACGGACTTGGCCTTGACTCCCTGGATGCTGTGGAATTGGTGGTTCAGCTTCAAATATATTTTGGTGTTGAAATCAAAAACATCGAGGAGGGGCGCCCTGCCCTTCAATCCATCACCACACTGGCCGATTACGTAAAAAAGCACTGCCCTGATCCCCAGAAGGTGAATCCCTGA